A single window of Dendropsophus ebraccatus isolate aDenEbr1 chromosome 5, aDenEbr1.pat, whole genome shotgun sequence DNA harbors:
- the GPR45 gene encoding probable G-protein coupled receptor 45 — MGCNGTALGSCTFSSMNVTAASQDSGFNAFPTPLRILLAMIMVIMIAIAFLGNAIVCLIVYQKPAMRSAINLLLATLAFSDIMLSLFCMPFTAVTIITGSWHFGSQFCQISAMLYWFFVLEGVAILLIISVDRFLIIVQRQDKLNPHRAKIMIVTSWIFSFCISFPSVVGWTLVEVPTRAPQCVLGYTEFSADRAYAVMLVVAVFFIPFSVMLYSYLCILNTVRRNAVRIHNHAESLCLSQVSKLGLMGLQRPHQLNVDMSFKTRAFTTILILFIGFSLCWLPHSVFSLLSVFSRTFYYSSSFYVISTCILWLSYLKSVFNPVIYCWRIKKFREACLEFMPKTFKILPKLPGRTRRRIRPSTIYVCSEHQSAV, encoded by the coding sequence ATGGGCTGCAATGGCACAGCGCTCGGCAGCTGCACTTTTTCCAGTATGAATGTGACAGCAGCGAGCCAGGACTCCGGTTTTAATGCGTTCCCTACCCCACTCAGGATATTATTGGCAATGATAATGGTAATAATGATTGCCATTGCTTTTTTGGGCAATGCCATTGTTTGCCTTATTGTCTATCAAAAGCCAGCCATGCGTTCTGCAATCAACCTGCTCCTTGCAACGCTTGCGTTCTCTGACATCATGTTGTCGCTCTTCTGCATGCCTTTTACTGCCGTTACCATTATTACTGGGAGTTGGCACTTTGGATCTCAGTTTTGCCAGATATCCGCCATGCTCTACTGGTTCTTTGTCTTAGAAGGGGTGGCCATCCTACTTATCATCAGTGTTGATCGTTTTTTGATCATTGTTCAGAGACAAGACAAATTAAATCCACATCGTGCCAAAATAATGATCGTCACCTCCTGGATCTTTTCCTTTTGCATTTCGTTTCCATCTGTGGTAGGTTGGACCTTGGTTGAAGTTCCTACAAGAGCGCCGCAATGTGTTTTAGGATATACGGAATTTTCAGCTGATCGGGCATACGCAGTGATGCTAGTGGTAGCAGTGTTCTTCATCCCTTTCAGCGTAATGCTATACTCTTATCTATGCATCCTAAACACGGTGAGACGTAACGCTGTAAGGATTCATAATCATGCCGAGAGCTTATGCCTCAGCCAAGTAAGCAAGCTCGGGTTGATGGGGCTTCAAAGACCACATCAATTGAACGTGGACATGAGTTTCAAGACCAGGGCCTTCACTACCATCCTGATTCTCTTCATTGGATTCTCCCTTTGCTGGCTCCCACATTCCGTCTTCAGCCTGCTGTCCGTCTTCAGCAGGACTTTCTACTACAGTTCCTCCTTCTACGTCATCAGTACTTGCATTTTGTGGCTGAGTTACCTCAAATCTGTATTCAACCCCGTCATCTACTGCTGGAGGATAAAGAAGTTTCGAGAAGCTTGTCTGGAATTTATGCCCAAAACATTTAAGATCCTTCCCAAACTTCCAGGGAGGACGAGGAGAAGAATACGTCCCAGTACCATCTATGTGTGTAGTGAACATCAGTCGGCCGTATAG
- the TGFBRAP1 gene encoding transforming growth factor-beta receptor-associated protein 1, with protein MSVQAFRLVCASEKEHLPPGIQIECLECCGHDLYIGTSDSCIHHFLLVEENNTEGSGLPLVQPSDHLNTSFTTTRQQQRQLGLKKPICELRAASALARLLVLCDNTITLLCSDSLEPVAGTKIRGVLSFTLNENPVSGDPFSVEVCLISSKRRTVQIFSVSQERAQLVREVSTPEQPCALAADGHFLCLALSSRYVTLNYNTGHCQDLFPYPSEQKRPIIKRISRQEFLLAGPGGLGMFATVAGISQRAPVHWSENVIGAAVSFPYVLALDEEFITVHSMLDQQQKQSLPFKEGIILQDFEGRVIVATSNGVYVLIPSPLEKQIQDLLSNQRVEEALVLAKGARHNIPKEKFQVMYRRILQQAGFIQFAQLQFLEAKELFRTSHLDIRELISLYPLLLPSSSAFIRTHPPLHEYADLNQLTRGDQEKVAKCKRFLMSYLSEIRSTEVANGYQEDVDTALLKLYAEADHESLLDLLVSDNSCEVSDSAAWLEKHKKYFALGLLYHYNKQDAAAVQIWVRIVNGELEDNTRPDLFDYIVDFLTFSKDQHLVWQYADWVLQKSEQVGVQIFTKRSSEEQLQNGFCPDKIVSHLCKFRKALLIYLEHLVIEKNIQKEKYHTNLAVLYLEEILRLKSVESSDEATELDDLCQRFQNLLQQSDLYRVLFLIDKIKGTDMHMERAILHGKLQEHDQALNILVHQLKDFAAAENYCMWNSRGRDSGYRKGLFQLLLSSYLTPSTADNSLTVAAVDLLNNHPTEFDASSVLRLLPENWSVQLLSPFLAGAMREHVHARRMSQMALGLAKAENMIYKKEKLNTREKPVILSEKKFCQVCRKPFQEAVFVRTPNGHIVHTQCAASQHVNSSIDGHMSNPSKRT; from the exons ATGAGTGTGCAGGCATTTCGATTGGTGTGCGCTTCAGAGAAGGAACACCTTCCCCCAGGGATACAGATTGAATGCTTGGAGTGTTGCGGACATGACCTGTACATTGGCACAAGTGACAGCTGCATTCACCATTTCCTGCTGGTAGAAGAAAACAACACTGAAGGGTCTGGCCTGCCCTTGGTTCAGCCTTCTGATCACCTTAACACTAGCTTCACCACCACCCGACAGCAACAGAGGCAACTGGGTTTGAAAAAGCCAATATGTGAACTGAGAGCAGCCTCTGCCCTGGCACGATTACTGGTTCTGTGCGATAACACCATTACTCTGCTGTGCAGTGACTCTCTGGAGCCAGTTGCAGGAACTAAGATCCGGGGGGTGCTCAGCTTCACACTCAATGAGAATCCGGTGAGTGGGGATCCCTTCAGTGTGGAGGTTTGTCTGATATCTTCTAAGAGACGCACTGTACAGATCTTCAGCGTGAGTCAAGAGCGGGCCCAGCTAGTACGGGAGGTCAGCACACCAGAGCAGCCATGTGCGCTAGCAGCAGACGGACATTTCCTGTGCCTGGCCCTCAGCAGCCGCTATGTTACCCTGAACTATAATACCGGACATTGCCAGGATCTATTCCCATATCCTAGTGAGCAGAAGAGGCCAATCATAAAAAGGATCAGCAGACAAGAGTTTCTTCTGGCTGGACCTGGAGGTTTAG GGATGTTTGCCACAGTAGCTGGAATCTCTCAGCGTGCACCAGTCCATTGGTCAGAGAATGTTATCGGGGCTGCAGTGTCTTTTCCCTATGTATTAGCTTTGGATGAAGAATTTATTACGGTGCACAGCATGCTGGATCAGCAGCAGAAGCAAAGCCTGCCGTTCAAGGAAGGTATCATTCTGCAGGATTTTGAAG GTAGGGTAATAGTAGCAACCAGTAATGGGGTGTATGTCTTAATCCCCTCGCCTTTGGAGAAGCAGATACAGGATCTATTATCAAACCAGAGAGTAGAAGAAGCTCTTGTACTTGCCAAGGGTGCACGACATAATATTCCAAAGGAGAAATTTCAG GTTATGTATAGAAGAATCCTGCAACAGGCTGGGTTTATACAGTTTGCTCAGCTTCAGTTTTTAGAAGCAAAAGAATTATTTAG AACTAGTCACCTCGATATCCGGGAACTCATCTCTCTTTACCCCCTTCTCCTTCCATCTTCCTCGGCATTTATCCGTACCCACCCTCCCCTGCATGAATACGCCGATCTCAATCAGCTAACACGAGGCGACCAGGAAAAAGTGGCAAAATGCAAACGTTTTCTCATGTCCTATTTAAGTGAAATCCGCAGCACAGAAGTGGCAAATGGCTACCAGGAAGATGTAGATACTGCCCTGCTAAAACTTTATGCTGAAGCAGATCACGAGAGCCTGCTGGATCTGTTGGTCTCAGATAATTCCTGTGAAGTGTCAGACAGTGCAGCCTGGTTGGAGAAGCACAAAAA ATATTTTGCACTTGGTTTATTGTATCACTACAACAAGCAAGATGCTGCTGCTGTCCAG ATTTGGGTAAGAATAGTGAATGGTGAGCTTGAAGACAACACTCGTCCGGACCTGTTTGATTATATTGTGGACTTCCTGACTTTCTCCAAAGACCAGCATCTGGTGTGGCAATATGCAGACTGGGTTTTGCAGAAAAGTGAGCAG gTTGGGGTTCAGATTTTTACCAAACGTTCATCAGAAGAACAGTTGCAGAATGGCTTCTGTCCAGATAAGATTGTCAGTCATCTCTGCAAGTTTCGCAAGGCTTTACTTATCTATCTGGAACATTTAGTTATAGAAAAGAATATTCAG AAAGAAAAATACCACACAAACCTAGctgtgctgtatctggaagaaatcttACGACTGAAGTCAGTGGAGTCTTCAGACGAGGCAACTGAGCTGGATGATCTGTGCCAGAGGTTTCAGAATCTCTTACAGCAGTCAGATCTGTATCGGGTTCTCTTCCTTATTG ATAAAATTAAAGGCACAGATATGCACATGGAGCGGGCAATATTACATGGGAAGCTGCAGGAACACGATCAGGCTTTAAATATCTTAGTTCATCAATTGAAAGACTTTGCTGCAGCTGAGAACTATTGTATGTGGAACTCTCGGGGCCGGGATAGTGGTTATCGTAAAGGACTTTTCCAGCTCCTTCTTTCTTCCTACCTCACACCGTCCACAGCTGACAATTCACtgactgtggctgctgtagaCTTGTTGAATAACCACCCCACAGAGTTTGATGCTTCCAGTGTATTGCGGCTATTACCAGAAAACTGGTCGGTGCAGCTTCTTTCCCCATTCCTAGCTGGGGCCATGAGGGAGCATGTTCATGCACGGAGGATGTCTCAGATGGCACTAGGACTTGCTAAGGCAGAGAATATGATCTATAAGAAAGAGAAG CTAAATACCAGAGAGAAGCCAGTAATTCTTTCAGAGAAAAAATTCTGCCAAGTGTGCCGGAAGCCATTCCAAGAAGCGGTGTTTGTCAGAACCCCCAATGGGCATATTGTCCACACCCAGTGTGCTGCCAGCCAGCATGTTAACAGCAGTATTGACGGCCACATGTCCAACCCTAGTAAACGAACTTGA